In a single window of the Nicotiana tomentosiformis chromosome 10, ASM39032v3, whole genome shotgun sequence genome:
- the LOC104093832 gene encoding uncharacterized protein yields the protein MKTMKLTLPLIILFIFIAFSVPSSARKPHVINFRSRNFYPESFTWDLKSQHFIVGSTRRQKLLSVSDAGVVETLISDTSLPPNSSFLGLAIDRRNNRLLACIHRMPSSESPEPFNALAAYDLRSRLRLFLSPLVDTVTEEAHSAVANDVAVDFSGNAYVTNSGGNFIWKIDINGNVLVLSKSKAYKSHPVDTTTEYHKCGLNGVVYSFNGYLLVVQSNTGKMFKVDVDDGTARTVRLNKDLTAADGMAVRKDGVVLVVSQHKLYFLRSNDGWGEGVVFDETALEGERFPTSVAVGDRNRVYVLYGHVMEGKMGNTEREKFSIVEVESEEENKEDNIWLYGLIGLGLAYFLFWRFQMRKLVENMNKKTA from the coding sequence ATGAAAACCATGAAACTCACTTTACCCCTAATTATCCTTTTCATATTCATCGCCTTCTCTGTTCCTTCCTCCGCACGAAAACCCCACGTCATCAACTTCCGATCACGGAATTTCTACCCGGAATCATTCACCTGGGATCTTAAATCCCAGCACTTCATCGTCGGAAGCACTCGCCGCCAGAAACTCCTCTCCGTCTCTGACGCCGGCGTCGTCGAAACTTTAATCTCCGACACATCTCTTCCTCCAAACTCCTCCTTCCTCGGCCTTGCCATCGACCGACGCAACAACCGCCTCCTCGCCTGCATCCACCGCATGCCGTCGTCAGAATCTCCCGAGCCTTTCAATGCCCTCGCCGCCTACGACCTCCGATCACGCCTCCGCCTCTTCCTCTCCCCTCTCGTCGACACCGTCACCGAGGAAGCTCACTCCGCCGTCGCAAACGACGTTGCTGTCGATTTCTCCGGTAATGCTTACGTCACGAATTCCGGCGGTAATTTCATTTGGAAAATTGACATAAACGGCAACGTTTTAGTCTTATCTAAATCTAAGGCGTACAAATCCCATCCCGTGGACACGACCACAGAGTATCACAAATGCGGCCTAAACGGTGTCGTTTACAGCTTCAATGGTTACTTACTAGTCGTCCAATCAAATACGGGGAAAATGTTCAAAGTCGACGTTGATGACGGAACGGCAAGGACCGTTAGATTAAACAAGGACTTAACGGCAGCTGATGGAATGGCCGTTAGAAAAGACGGCGTCGTATTAGTCGTGAGTCAACACAAGCTGTATTTCTTAAGGAGCAATGATGGGTGGGGAGAGGGAGTGGTATTTGACGAAACTGCCCTTGAAGGGGAGAGATTTCCTACATCTGTGGCAGTTGGAGATCGGAATAGGGTATATGTGTTATATGGGCATGTAATGGAGGGTAAAATGGGAAATACCGAGAGAGAAAAGTTTAGTATAGTTGAAGTGGAATCTGAGGAAGAGAATAAAGAAGATAATATTTGGTTATATGGATTGATTGGATTAGGATTAGCTTATTTCTTGTTTTGGAGATTCCAAATGCGTAAGTTAGTGGAAAATATGAACAAGAAAACTGCTtga
- the LOC104093833 gene encoding uncharacterized protein codes for MLSSSTLKQVVVGSLPTGQEPNGSKPKAAPFSLPMLKFNKTLQLKGKEKELHLQETTAAAVSRRELIGLAATTLGGLALFATEPAEALEVADIGSSLKELLGIFKGKPKTGAGNEKNPKVENDKKPKMDEKGKPKSEGEVKKPEVVDNGKKPKSETDEKKAKMEGNVNKPKHEADEKKPKIGDDKKAPTPYHSEKAKVSVSSAAPTLPNLLNSSVP; via the exons ATGTTGTCATCTTCTACATTGAAACAAGTAGTAGTGGGTTCACTTCCAACAGGTCAAGAACCAAATGGGTCCAAACCAAAAGCGGCTCCCTTTTCACTACCAATGCTCAAGTTTAACAAAACTCTTCAG ttgaaaggcaaagaaaaggagcTACATCTGCAGGAGACGACCGCAGCTGCTGTTTCAAGAAGAGAATTGATAGGCTTGGCAGCTACAACATTAGGTGGACTTGCCCTTTTTGCTACTGAGCCTGCAGAGGCACTTGAAGTAGCTGATATCGGGAGTTCGCTCAAGGAGCTGCTGGGGATTTTCAAGGGCAAGCCAAAAACTGGAGCTGGCAACGAAAAGAATCCAAAAGTTGAAAATGACAAGAAACCAAAAATGGATGAAAAAGGGAAACCAAAGAGTGAAGGTGAGGTAAAAAAGCCAGAAGTAGTAGACAATGGGAAGAAACCGAAGAGTGAAACTGATGAAAAGAAGGCAAAAATGGAAGGCAATGTAAACAAACCAAAGCATGAAGCTGATGAAAAGAAGCCAAAAATTGGAGATGATAAGAAGGCACCAACCCCTTATCACTCAGAGAAGGCAAAAGTGTCAGTTTCTTCTGCTGCACCAACCCTTCCCAATCTTTTGAATTCCTCAGTTCCCTAA